A single genomic interval of Lacrimispora sphenoides JCM 1415 harbors:
- a CDS encoding HAD family hydrolase, with translation MIKLIASDIDGTLVPDGGNELNPELYDVILKLRAKGIQFAAASGRQWLSIESIFEPIKEKVFYLSDNGAYVGCHGRSLYVNPIERKTVMDMVQDVRNMAGLDIMICGPDVIYTETDNQEFLDWMINGYKFHVKQVEDITKVESEFIKVSVYRKTDVEAHTRTLRQKYADRLKMTIAGDMWLDCMRPGINKGQAVKLLQDSLGIKPEETMAFGDQLNDIEMLKQAYYSFAVGNAREEVKAAARFRTDTNVNDGVLKILKLL, from the coding sequence ATGATTAAACTGATTGCATCGGATATTGACGGAACTCTTGTGCCGGATGGAGGCAACGAGCTGAATCCTGAGCTTTATGATGTGATTTTAAAGCTGCGGGCAAAGGGGATCCAGTTCGCCGCGGCCAGCGGACGCCAGTGGCTCAGCATTGAATCCATATTTGAACCCATCAAGGAAAAGGTATTCTATCTTTCGGATAACGGCGCCTATGTGGGCTGTCATGGCAGAAGCCTGTACGTCAACCCCATTGAGCGTAAGACGGTTATGGATATGGTACAGGATGTGAGGAATATGGCTGGACTTGATATCATGATCTGCGGACCCGATGTGATTTATACAGAGACTGACAACCAGGAGTTCCTGGACTGGATGATAAACGGCTACAAGTTCCATGTGAAGCAGGTAGAGGATATAACTAAGGTGGAATCTGAATTCATCAAGGTCTCCGTGTACCGCAAGACCGATGTGGAGGCCCATACCAGAACCTTACGGCAAAAATATGCGGACCGCCTTAAGATGACCATAGCAGGAGATATGTGGCTGGACTGTATGAGACCGGGAATTAACAAAGGGCAGGCAGTGAAGCTTCTTCAGGATAGTCTTGGGATCAAACCGGAGGAGACTATGGCATTTGGCGATCAGTTAAATGACATTGAGATGTTAAAGCAGGCATATTATAGCTTTGCCGTAGGAAACGCCAGGGAAGAGGTAAAGGCGGCAGCCAGATTTCGGACGGACACGAACGTAAACGACGGGGTCCTGAAAATACTGAAGCTGCTTTAA
- a CDS encoding Maf family protein, with product MNKIERLVLASASPRRKELLAQIGITPEIVPSTIAEKITTSVPEEAVMELSRQKAEDVASRMQPGTYVIGADTVVAAGGEILGKPVSHEDAYRMISLMEGRTHQVYTGVTLVYCGDRGNKVRTFVEKTDVHLYPMSDGEIRAYADSADPMDKAGAYGIQGIFAAFIKGIDGDYNNVVGLPVGRVYQEIKQMFEQEDKE from the coding sequence ATGAATAAGATAGAAAGGCTTGTATTGGCTTCCGCTTCACCAAGAAGGAAAGAGCTTCTGGCTCAGATCGGAATAACGCCGGAAATCGTGCCCAGCACCATAGCGGAGAAGATTACCACAAGTGTGCCTGAGGAGGCGGTGATGGAATTGTCCCGCCAGAAGGCAGAAGATGTGGCCAGCCGCATGCAGCCGGGGACTTATGTCATCGGAGCGGACACCGTAGTTGCTGCAGGCGGTGAGATTCTGGGCAAGCCAGTCAGCCACGAGGACGCTTACCGGATGATTTCCCTGATGGAAGGAAGGACCCATCAGGTATACACAGGGGTTACCCTGGTGTATTGTGGAGACCGTGGAAATAAAGTCAGGACATTTGTGGAAAAGACCGACGTTCATCTCTATCCCATGTCTGACGGGGAGATAAGGGCCTATGCAGACAGTGCAGATCCTATGGACAAAGCCGGGGCCTATGGGATACAGGGAATATTCGCAGCTTTTATTAAAGGGATTGACGGCGATTATAATAATGTAGTAGGATTGCCTGTAGGACGTGTGTACCAGGAGATAAAGCAGATGTTTGAACAGGAGGATAAGGAATGA
- a CDS encoding putative ABC transporter permease, producing the protein MSIYHRINCFFLFSLLGYLLECSVLSFENKRPVLNRGFGHGPFCIIYGFGATGAMILLKPLAGNPVHLYFASMAMATFMELLTAHMMIRLFGSFWWDYSRKLFNYKGIICLESSIAWGFLGIFYFRFLNGFVNQMAGMIPDDFERLVAMGLLIFYMADFIYTMRMQLRDDYDDDDTSMIGRLKVY; encoded by the coding sequence ATGTCAATTTATCATAGGATAAACTGTTTTTTCCTATTCAGTTTACTTGGATACCTTCTTGAATGTTCCGTACTCAGTTTTGAGAATAAAAGGCCTGTGCTGAATCGAGGATTCGGACATGGACCGTTCTGTATCATCTATGGATTTGGTGCCACGGGAGCGATGATCCTGCTTAAGCCTCTTGCAGGCAATCCGGTTCATCTTTATTTCGCCTCTATGGCTATGGCAACCTTTATGGAGCTTTTAACAGCTCACATGATGATTAGGCTGTTCGGTTCCTTCTGGTGGGATTATAGCCGGAAGCTGTTTAATTACAAAGGGATCATCTGTCTGGAAAGCAGCATTGCATGGGGGTTCCTGGGAATTTTTTATTTCCGCTTCCTAAACGGATTTGTCAATCAGATGGCAGGGATGATACCGGATGATTTTGAACGATTGGTGGCAATGGGCCTTTTGATTTTTTATATGGCAGATTTCATATACACCATGAGGATGCAGCTTCGGGATGACTATGACGATGATGATACGTCCATGATCGGACGATTGAAGGTTTATTGA
- a CDS encoding divergent PAP2 family protein: MTFWEDILGNQVLITAVAGWLVAQVLKTIIDLALNKNFNPERLVGSGGMPSSHSSTVCALTTAAIYRYGVGSFEFAVCFVLSMIVMYDAMGVRRETGKQAKLLNSILLENPFELSGEILQERLKEYVGHTPLQVAAGAILGILLALFISQYY; the protein is encoded by the coding sequence ATGACATTTTGGGAAGATATACTTGGGAATCAGGTTTTGATTACTGCAGTTGCCGGTTGGCTGGTGGCACAGGTTTTAAAAACGATCATTGACCTGGCCCTTAACAAAAACTTTAATCCGGAGAGGCTTGTGGGATCTGGGGGAATGCCCAGTTCCCATTCCTCAACGGTCTGTGCGTTGACGACCGCCGCCATTTACCGCTATGGCGTCGGTTCTTTTGAGTTTGCGGTCTGCTTTGTCCTATCCATGATTGTCATGTATGATGCCATGGGGGTGCGCAGGGAAACCGGAAAACAGGCCAAGCTGTTAAACAGCATCCTGCTGGAAAACCCATTTGAGCTTAGCGGAGAGATATTACAGGAACGATTAAAGGAATATGTAGGACATACCCCGCTTCAGGTGGCGGCAGGTGCAATTTTAGGAATCTTGCTGGCGCTGTTTATCTCTCAGTACTATTAA
- a CDS encoding HD family phosphohydrolase, with product MDSMHLTREEKEEAIRWAEDSSWVEREDYCEDTDYMDCVRDIIDSPVFQSMDNYMQHGDTSCKAHCIKVSYMGYCICRKMGWDYAEVARAGLLHDLFLYDWHTHAKETGEHFHGFTHPRTALNNAVKYFDLTEKEKDMILRHMWPLTPIPPKSREGMVIIYSDKFCGLIETMARIKRWILFGFGKKSAA from the coding sequence ATGGACAGCATGCATTTAACCCGAGAAGAAAAAGAAGAAGCAATTCGATGGGCAGAAGATTCTTCCTGGGTAGAACGGGAAGATTATTGTGAAGATACAGATTATATGGACTGCGTCAGGGACATTATAGATAGTCCGGTATTCCAGTCCATGGATAATTATATGCAGCACGGAGACACAAGCTGCAAGGCTCATTGCATTAAGGTATCCTATATGGGCTACTGTATTTGCAGGAAGATGGGCTGGGATTATGCTGAGGTCGCAAGAGCCGGTCTGCTTCATGATTTGTTTTTGTATGATTGGCATACCCATGCAAAGGAAACGGGGGAACATTTCCATGGTTTTACTCATCCCCGGACTGCACTCAATAATGCAGTAAAATATTTTGATTTAACAGAAAAAGAAAAAGATATGATTTTACGCCATATGTGGCCGCTGACACCCATCCCCCCAAAGAGCCGGGAGGGAATGGTGATCATTTATTCTGATAAATTTTGCGGACTGATTGAAACAATGGCCAGGATCAAGCGTTGGATCTTATTTGGATTTGGAAAGAAAAGCGCTGCATAA
- the glgA gene encoding glycogen synthase GlgA, with product MKKILFVASEAVPFIKTGGLADVVGSLPKCFDKKYFDVRVMIPKYLCIKEELRNQMTYIDHFYMDYLGQNRYVGILQYAHEGITFYFIDNEEYYNGSKPYGDWYHDLEKFCFFSRAALSALPVIGFQPDVVHCHDWQTALIPVLLKDRFHDGDFYRNMKSVITIHNLKFQGVWDAKTIQKLTCLPDYYFTPDKLEAYKDGNLLKGGIVYADAITTVSDTYAEEIKMPFYGEGLDGLMRARAGSLRGIVNGIDYEEFDPETDPHIEKNYNLKNFRKEKVKNKRALQQELGLNQDEKKFVIGIVSRLTDQKGLDLVQCVIDELCSDDIQLVVLGTGEERYENMFRHYAWKYQDKVSANIYYSEAMSHKIYAACDAFLMPSLFEPCGLSQLMALRYGTVPIVRETGGLKDTVEPYNEYENRGTGFSFSNYNAHEMLGIIRYAEGVYYDKKREWNKIIDRAMAKDYSWKTSAMKYQELYDWLIGD from the coding sequence ATGAAGAAGATTTTATTTGTTGCATCAGAGGCAGTACCTTTTATTAAGACAGGTGGTCTCGCAGATGTTGTGGGATCCCTTCCCAAGTGTTTCGATAAAAAGTATTTCGATGTTAGAGTCATGATTCCCAAATACCTATGTATCAAAGAAGAGCTGAGGAACCAGATGACCTATATTGACCATTTTTATATGGACTATCTGGGCCAAAACAGGTATGTGGGAATTCTTCAGTATGCTCATGAAGGCATTACCTTTTACTTTATTGATAACGAAGAATATTATAATGGTTCCAAGCCCTATGGGGACTGGTATCATGACCTGGAAAAGTTTTGTTTTTTCTCCAGAGCAGCCTTGTCAGCGCTTCCGGTTATCGGATTCCAGCCGGATGTGGTTCACTGTCATGACTGGCAGACCGCCCTTATTCCTGTTTTATTAAAGGACCGGTTTCATGATGGAGATTTTTACAGGAACATGAAATCCGTAATCACGATTCACAACTTAAAGTTCCAGGGCGTATGGGATGCAAAGACGATACAGAAGCTTACCTGTCTGCCGGATTATTATTTTACTCCGGATAAGCTGGAAGCATATAAAGATGGCAATCTGTTAAAGGGCGGCATTGTTTATGCCGATGCCATAACTACGGTAAGCGATACTTATGCGGAAGAAATTAAGATGCCGTTTTACGGGGAAGGGTTAGATGGCCTGATGCGTGCACGTGCAGGCAGCCTCCGGGGAATTGTCAATGGCATTGATTATGAGGAGTTCGATCCGGAAACCGATCCGCATATTGAAAAGAATTATAATTTAAAAAATTTCCGTAAGGAAAAGGTGAAGAACAAGCGGGCTTTGCAGCAGGAGCTTGGACTGAATCAGGATGAGAAGAAGTTTGTAATCGGTATTGTTTCCAGACTGACAGACCAAAAAGGTCTGGATCTGGTCCAGTGCGTGATTGATGAGCTGTGCAGTGATGATATCCAGCTGGTAGTCCTTGGTACCGGAGAAGAACGGTATGAGAATATGTTCCGCCATTATGCGTGGAAATACCAGGATAAGGTTTCAGCCAATATCTATTATTCAGAGGCAATGTCCCATAAGATTTACGCTGCCTGTGATGCATTCCTTATGCCGTCCCTGTTTGAACCATGCGGTCTGAGCCAGCTTATGGCTCTCCGGTACGGCACCGTACCCATTGTACGGGAAACGGGTGGTTTAAAAGATACGGTTGAGCCGTATAATGAATATGAGAACCGGGGAACCGGTTTCTCGTTCTCTAATTATAATGCTCACGAGATGTTAGGGATTATCCGGTACGCGGAGGGGGTCTACTATGATAAGAAGCGTGAGTGGAACAAGATCATAGACCGCGCCATGGCAAAGGATTACTCATGGAAAACTTCAGCCATGAAATATCAGGAACTTTATGATTGGCTGATTGGCGATTAA
- the spo0A gene encoding sporulation transcription factor Spo0A, whose protein sequence is MSEISIAIADDNLQTLNLLNDILEGEEDFHVVGRADNGEDAYNMILKTNPDVVLLDVIMPRMDGITVMERVRGNGAVTKIPSFIMVTAAGSENITEDAFRMGANYYIMKPFNKDIIVDKVRRVGQRKSKTPSLQGMKKVKPYVNKTEYMEQNLENDVTQMLHEIGIPAHIKGYQYLRDAIVISVQDQEMLTSVTKILYPSIAKKHQTTPSRVERAIRHAIEVAWSRGKMDTINELFGYTVSTGKGKPTNSEFIALIADKIRLDYKKLS, encoded by the coding sequence ATGTCAGAAATTAGTATTGCGATTGCGGATGATAACCTGCAGACATTGAATCTGCTGAACGATATACTGGAGGGAGAGGAGGATTTTCACGTAGTAGGAAGAGCGGATAATGGCGAAGACGCTTATAACATGATCCTCAAAACAAATCCTGATGTTGTCTTATTGGATGTGATTATGCCGAGAATGGACGGAATAACAGTTATGGAACGGGTGCGCGGAAATGGTGCTGTTACAAAGATTCCGTCATTTATTATGGTAACTGCAGCAGGAAGCGAGAATATTACTGAAGATGCTTTCCGAATGGGAGCAAATTACTACATAATGAAGCCGTTTAATAAGGATATTATCGTCGATAAGGTACGAAGGGTAGGACAGAGAAAGTCGAAGACTCCCAGCTTACAGGGGATGAAAAAAGTAAAACCTTATGTCAATAAAACGGAATACATGGAGCAGAACCTGGAAAATGATGTAACACAGATGCTTCATGAAATAGGCATTCCTGCGCATATTAAAGGTTACCAGTATTTGAGAGATGCCATTGTTATCTCCGTACAGGATCAGGAAATGCTCACCTCTGTCACTAAGATACTTTACCCTTCCATTGCAAAGAAACATCAGACAACTCCCAGCAGGGTGGAACGTGCGATCCGCCATGCCATAGAGGTGGCCTGGAGCAGGGGAAAGATGGATACCATCAATGAATTGTTTGGATATACGGTAAGCACCGGCAAAGGAAAACCTACGAATTCTGAATTTATTGCTTTAATTGCTGATAAGATAAGACTGGATTACAAAAAACTTTCCTAA
- the spoIVB gene encoding SpoIVB peptidase: protein MGKNKFHKFIVRAFWISLIFCIGFSWFYMKRVIPDKLNIVAQEEEQFHFSMPFDVTLSSDSEEVVLNNGSNIPSDKIHLQVNEPFSLYSENQGSYKLGLKLFGWIQLKDIQVNVVDTKYAIPCGTPIGIYLKSDGIMVIGTGDVTKKDGMVVEPAFGILQSGDYIEAINGTPLKDKETLMNELSKIGASEAMLKIRRNGESIDVKMNPTEAEDGTYKLGVWVRDDTQGIGTMTYVDMNGQFGALGHGISDSDTGNVVQITNGALYETAILGIEKGTFGKPGVMSGIIYYGPGSTLGTITANTEEGIFGNVNDRFKQSMVQDAIPIGYRQDVKKGTAYIRSDVSGKVRDYEIEIQRVDYSTTHKSKGMVIKVTDPDLLALTGGIVQGMSGSPIIQDGKLIGAVTHVFIQDSTRGYGIFIENMINH, encoded by the coding sequence ATGGGAAAAAATAAATTTCATAAATTTATAGTAAGAGCGTTCTGGATCAGCCTGATCTTTTGCATCGGATTTTCCTGGTTCTATATGAAGCGGGTAATTCCCGACAAGTTAAATATCGTTGCACAAGAAGAAGAGCAGTTTCATTTCTCCATGCCTTTTGATGTGACGCTGTCTTCTGACAGCGAGGAAGTGGTCTTAAATAATGGATCAAATATTCCTTCCGACAAGATCCATCTTCAGGTAAATGAGCCATTTTCCTTATATTCGGAAAACCAGGGAAGCTATAAGCTGGGGCTTAAGCTGTTTGGATGGATCCAATTAAAGGACATACAGGTGAATGTAGTAGATACCAAATATGCCATTCCTTGCGGCACACCCATTGGTATCTACTTAAAATCCGACGGTATCATGGTAATCGGTACCGGAGATGTAACAAAAAAGGACGGAATGGTTGTAGAGCCTGCTTTCGGGATACTGCAATCAGGGGATTATATTGAAGCCATCAATGGAACACCTCTTAAGGACAAAGAAACTCTGATGAATGAGCTGAGCAAAATAGGCGCCTCAGAAGCAATGCTCAAAATCAGACGGAACGGGGAATCCATTGATGTAAAAATGAATCCCACGGAAGCAGAAGACGGAACCTACAAGCTGGGAGTCTGGGTCAGAGATGACACTCAGGGAATTGGTACCATGACTTATGTGGACATGAACGGACAGTTCGGTGCATTGGGTCATGGAATCAGCGACAGTGATACCGGCAATGTGGTCCAGATTACCAATGGAGCCCTTTATGAGACAGCGATTCTAGGAATTGAAAAGGGAACCTTTGGAAAGCCGGGAGTGATGAGCGGGATCATCTATTATGGACCAGGATCGACCCTGGGAACGATTACCGCCAATACAGAAGAAGGAATATTTGGAAACGTGAATGACAGGTTTAAACAGAGCATGGTGCAGGATGCCATTCCCATTGGCTACAGGCAGGATGTGAAGAAGGGAACGGCCTACATCCGAAGCGATGTTTCCGGAAAGGTGAGGGATTATGAGATTGAAATACAGCGTGTGGATTATTCCACCACTCATAAAAGTAAGGGAATGGTGATTAAGGTCACAGACCCGGATCTTTTGGCTTTGACCGGCGGAATCGTGCAGGGCATGTCAGGAAGCCCGATTATACAGGATGGAAAGTTGATAGGAGCTGTAACCCATGTGTTTATCCAGGACTCAACAAGAGGGTATGGGATATTCATCGAAAACATGATCAATCACTGA
- a CDS encoding ASCH domain-containing protein, giving the protein MNAEQMWDKFVLKNQIEGTEYQSWAFGAVPDELAELVLRGIKTGTASAYPIYEAENEALPKVGDYSVILDSKDDAVCIIKTTKISIVPFREVSEEHAGKEGEGDGSLEYWRNVHVEFFSKEMSETGKIFDEDMPVVCEEFELVYRP; this is encoded by the coding sequence ATGAATGCAGAACAGATGTGGGATAAATTTGTATTGAAAAATCAAATCGAAGGAACGGAATATCAATCATGGGCGTTTGGTGCTGTACCTGATGAACTGGCAGAATTAGTATTAAGAGGCATTAAAACAGGGACAGCTTCTGCGTATCCCATATATGAAGCAGAAAACGAAGCACTGCCAAAAGTAGGAGACTATAGCGTTATCCTCGACTCAAAGGATGATGCGGTTTGTATTATTAAAACAACGAAAATTTCCATCGTCCCATTTCGGGAGGTAAGCGAGGAACATGCCGGGAAAGAAGGCGAAGGCGATGGTTCTTTGGAATACTGGAGAAACGTGCATGTTGAATTTTTCAGCAAAGAGATGTCTGAAACCGGAAAAATTTTTGATGAAGATATGCCAGTCGTATGTGAGGAATTCGAATTAGTGTATAGACCTTAA
- a CDS encoding prenyltransferase, whose protein sequence is MAVENQYLSDVEAILSHRHDNGADLWATPDKRLLKGSPFSTFDSVLFLSELGVPPEDPVLKAAADLIFSVWQDDGRFKIYPKGSILPCQTAIAANVLCHLGYVSDSRIQTTFRHFLDTQYKDGGWRCNKFSYGHGEETEYSNPKPTLNVLDAFRFSDYLNKEQALHKAVEFLLEHWVIRKPIGPCHYGIGTLFMQVEYPFRNYNLFEYVYILSFYDRAKNDSRFLEAFDCLKSKTVDGQIIVERVVPKLAKLSFCKKGAPSALATKRYHEILENLNKK, encoded by the coding sequence ATGGCGGTGGAAAATCAATACTTATCAGATGTGGAAGCAATATTATCTCACAGGCATGACAATGGGGCTGACCTTTGGGCAACTCCCGACAAACGGCTTTTGAAAGGATCTCCGTTTTCGACTTTTGACAGCGTGCTTTTTTTATCGGAACTTGGAGTGCCGCCGGAAGATCCTGTTTTAAAAGCTGCTGCTGATTTAATTTTCAGCGTATGGCAGGATGACGGGCGTTTTAAAATTTATCCCAAAGGTAGTATTTTACCATGTCAAACGGCAATAGCTGCCAATGTATTGTGTCATTTGGGGTATGTTTCCGATAGCAGAATTCAAACAACCTTTCGCCATTTTTTGGATACACAATACAAAGACGGAGGCTGGCGCTGCAATAAGTTTTCATATGGCCATGGGGAAGAAACGGAGTATTCCAATCCGAAACCTACACTGAATGTGCTTGATGCCTTTCGTTTCAGCGACTATTTAAATAAAGAACAGGCGCTTCATAAAGCAGTAGAATTTCTGCTTGAACATTGGGTCATTCGTAAACCCATCGGTCCTTGTCATTATGGTATTGGAACTCTGTTTATGCAGGTTGAATACCCATTCCGCAATTATAATTTATTTGAATATGTCTATATTCTATCTTTTTATGACCGTGCAAAAAATGATAGCCGTTTCCTGGAAGCATTTGATTGTTTGAAATCAAAAACAGTTGACGGTCAGATCATCGTTGAGCGAGTGGTCCCTAAGTTGGCAAAACTCTCTTTCTGCAAAAAGGGAGCTCCAAGCGCATTGGCAACAAAACGTTATCATGAAATTTTAGAAAACCTCAATAAAAAATAA
- a CDS encoding DUF554 domain-containing protein, with amino-acid sequence MIGLGTLINVAGIAAGGLGGLLFGKKMEERYQRTLMSGAGICVLFLGIEGVMEEMLVIRQGELAGRGTMMLILSFFIGSLLGEWMNIESAMERFGEWLKRITNSSGDAKFVDGFVTASLTVCIGAMAVVGAIKDGISGDYTILAAKALLDLIIILVMTVSLGKGCIFSAIPVALFQGTITLLARLIEPIMTAQALSNLSLTGSVLIFCVGMNLIWGKMIKVANLLPAIFLAVAFAFVP; translated from the coding sequence ATGATTGGACTTGGAACACTGATAAATGTGGCGGGGATTGCGGCAGGAGGCTTGGGAGGCCTTCTCTTCGGGAAGAAGATGGAGGAGCGTTACCAGCGCACGCTGATGAGCGGAGCGGGAATATGTGTGCTGTTTCTTGGCATTGAAGGCGTTATGGAAGAAATGCTGGTCATCCGGCAGGGAGAGCTTGCCGGCAGGGGAACAATGATGCTCATCCTATCGTTTTTCATAGGATCCCTTCTTGGAGAGTGGATGAACATTGAATCAGCCATGGAGCGGTTTGGAGAGTGGCTTAAAAGAATAACAAACAGCAGCGGCGATGCAAAATTTGTAGACGGATTTGTAACGGCCTCTCTTACGGTCTGCATCGGAGCCATGGCAGTGGTAGGTGCCATCAAGGATGGGATTTCCGGTGATTATACAATTCTAGCTGCAAAGGCTCTCCTTGATTTGATCATTATTCTGGTCATGACTGTTTCCCTGGGAAAAGGATGCATCTTTTCGGCTATACCGGTAGCCCTGTTTCAGGGAACCATAACCCTTCTGGCAAGACTCATTGAACCCATTATGACGGCCCAGGCTCTGTCTAATTTGTCATTAACCGGCTCCGTCCTGATCTTTTGCGTGGGCATGAATCTTATCTGGGGAAAGATGATAAAAGTTGCCAATCTGCTACCGGCCATATTTTTGGCAGTGGCTTTTGCTTTTGTTCCTTAG
- the recN gene encoding DNA repair protein RecN, whose translation MLSELHVKNLALIEKADVEFGQGFNVLTGETGAGKSIIIGSVTIALGGKTPKDIIRKGTEYAYIELIFTVSDPGKVRLLKAFDVYPDGDGTVIISKKIMPSRSLSKINDETVTAGKLREITGLLIDIHGQHEHQSLLYKSKHLEILDRYQEKKSHKLKENIADTYREYVRLKDRLSAFQLDEEARLREMDFIRYEIEEIENAGLKEGEKEELTSRYRLFLNAKKISESLSMAYSAVDTDFISRALKEVETVASYDDRLSVIRDQLFDADSILSDISREITSYMDDMSFDEDEYRQMEERLDVLHNLEAKYGGSLSQIFINLEEKQKRLEELEDYDGARKRTAEELQKVLDRLELLSGQLSEMRKNTAKELTKKIMEGLKDLNFIDVEFSMEFSRLGHYTANGYDEAEFLISTNPGEPLKPLGMVASGGELSRIMLAIKTVLADTDDIPTLIFDEIDTGISGRTAQKVSEKLAYIAGNHQVICITHLPQIAAMADSHYEIAKAVEEGRTTTSIHPLSGEEVVEELARLLGGAEITEAVRANAREMKRLAKEGRRPGV comes from the coding sequence ATGCTTTCAGAATTACACGTAAAGAACTTAGCCCTGATCGAAAAAGCCGATGTGGAATTTGGACAGGGCTTTAATGTCCTGACCGGTGAGACCGGAGCCGGTAAATCTATTATTATCGGTTCGGTTACCATTGCCCTGGGGGGAAAAACACCAAAGGATATCATTCGAAAGGGCACAGAATACGCCTATATTGAGCTGATCTTTACGGTCAGTGACCCGGGGAAAGTCCGCCTGTTAAAGGCGTTTGATGTCTATCCGGATGGAGACGGCACGGTGATCATCTCAAAGAAGATCATGCCCTCCAGAAGTTTAAGCAAAATCAATGATGAAACCGTAACCGCAGGAAAGCTGCGGGAAATCACGGGCCTTCTCATCGATATTCATGGACAGCATGAACATCAGTCTTTACTCTACAAATCAAAACATCTTGAGATTCTGGACCGCTACCAGGAGAAAAAGTCCCATAAGCTAAAAGAGAATATTGCAGACACTTATCGGGAATACGTCCGGTTAAAGGACCGGCTTTCCGCCTTCCAGCTTGACGAAGAAGCCAGGCTCAGGGAAATGGACTTTATCCGCTATGAGATAGAAGAGATCGAAAATGCCGGGCTAAAAGAAGGGGAAAAGGAAGAACTGACCTCCAGATACCGTCTTTTTTTGAATGCAAAAAAGATATCCGAAAGCCTTTCCATGGCTTATTCCGCCGTGGATACGGATTTCATCAGCCGTGCTTTAAAAGAGGTGGAAACGGTAGCCTCCTATGATGACAGGCTCTCTGTCATAAGGGATCAGTTATTTGATGCCGATTCCATTTTAAGTGATATCAGCCGGGAAATAACCTCATACATGGATGATATGTCCTTTGACGAAGATGAATACAGGCAGATGGAAGAGAGGCTTGATGTTTTACATAATCTTGAAGCAAAATATGGAGGAAGCCTAAGTCAGATATTTATTAATCTGGAAGAAAAGCAGAAACGCCTGGAAGAGTTGGAGGATTATGACGGAGCCAGAAAAAGGACGGCAGAAGAACTCCAAAAGGTTTTGGACCGTCTGGAGCTTCTTTCCGGTCAATTATCCGAAATGAGAAAGAATACAGCCAAGGAACTGACAAAAAAAATAATGGAAGGGCTTAAGGACTTAAATTTTATTGATGTGGAATTTTCCATGGAATTTTCACGCCTTGGCCACTATACAGCCAATGGCTATGACGAAGCGGAATTTTTGATTTCCACGAACCCGGGAGAGCCTTTAAAGCCTTTGGGCATGGTAGCTTCCGGCGGCGAGCTGTCCAGAATCATGCTGGCCATTAAAACTGTGCTTGCGGATACCGATGACATTCCTACTTTAATTTTTGATGAGATTGATACCGGAATCAGCGGCCGTACGGCTCAGAAGGTATCGGAAAAGCTGGCCTATATTGCCGGGAACCATCAGGTCATCTGCATCACCCATCTGCCCCAGATCGCTGCCATGGCTGACAGCCATTACGAGATTGCAAAGGCGGTGGAAGAGGGCCGTACAACCACTTCCATACACCCTTTAAGCGGGGAAGAGGTAGTAGAGGAGCTGGCAAGGCTTTTAGGAGGCGCAGAGATAACCGAGGCAGTGAGAGCGAATGCAAGAGAGATGAAGCGGCTGGCAAAAGAAGGCAGACGCCCGGGAGTATGA